A part of Sinorhizobium chiapasense genomic DNA contains:
- a CDS encoding class I SAM-dependent methyltransferase: MSRDALKTLFHPFETGVIDPPGEDERVLFLGAEAGYRRPQDFSASIAAVQPLRSLYRVLEAARADVTPVAEGEGYDAALVLCGKHKGENEDRIAEALKRTRAGALVVIAGGKEDGIQPLRKKIGKFGWDGDSLPKYHGVAFWFTRPEDVSQAVSALAKVAVRVDGLFEASPGMFSHDRVDAGSELLASRLPKDFAGHAADFGAGWGYLSVMLAHASPGLKGIDLFEADYEALEAARVNMMANAPSTPARFYWHDLTSEETRDKYDLIVMNPPFHEGHAAEPSLGAAIIKSAAKALKHGGRLMLVANRGLPYEQVLAEAFKESGETCRNARFKVLWAKR; this comes from the coding sequence ATGAGCCGCGACGCACTGAAAACCCTGTTCCACCCTTTCGAGACCGGCGTCATCGACCCTCCGGGAGAGGACGAACGCGTGCTCTTTCTCGGGGCGGAGGCGGGCTACAGGCGGCCGCAGGACTTTTCCGCCTCCATTGCCGCCGTGCAGCCTCTAAGGTCGCTCTATCGCGTGCTGGAAGCGGCACGCGCCGACGTCACGCCGGTTGCCGAGGGCGAAGGCTACGACGCCGCGCTGGTGCTCTGCGGCAAGCACAAGGGCGAAAACGAGGATCGGATCGCCGAGGCGCTCAAGCGCACCCGCGCCGGCGCACTGGTCGTGATTGCAGGCGGCAAGGAGGACGGGATCCAGCCGCTGCGCAAGAAGATCGGCAAATTCGGCTGGGACGGGGACTCGCTGCCGAAATACCATGGCGTGGCCTTCTGGTTCACCCGGCCCGAAGATGTGTCGCAGGCTGTGTCCGCGCTCGCCAAGGTGGCGGTGCGTGTCGATGGCCTGTTCGAGGCGTCACCGGGCATGTTCTCCCATGATCGGGTGGATGCCGGTTCGGAGCTTCTTGCCTCCCGCCTGCCGAAAGATTTTGCCGGCCATGCGGCCGATTTCGGTGCCGGCTGGGGCTATCTCTCTGTGATGCTCGCCCATGCCTCGCCGGGGCTGAAGGGCATCGATCTCTTCGAGGCGGACTATGAGGCGCTGGAGGCCGCGCGCGTCAACATGATGGCGAACGCGCCCTCGACACCTGCCCGCTTCTATTGGCACGATCTGACCAGCGAGGAGACCCGCGACAAATACGACCTGATCGTCATGAATCCGCCCTTTCACGAAGGGCATGCCGCAGAGCCGTCGCTTGGTGCCGCGATCATCAAATCCGCCGCCAAGGCTTTGAAGCATGGCGGTAGGCTGATGCTGGTCGCCAATCGCGGCCTGCCCTACGAGCAGGTTCTCGCGGAAGCCTTCAAGGAGAGCGGCGAGACCTGCCGCAACGCGCGCTTCAAGGTGCTTTGGGCGAAACGCTAG